The following are encoded in a window of Vicia villosa cultivar HV-30 ecotype Madison, WI unplaced genomic scaffold, Vvil1.0 ctg.000334F_1_1_1, whole genome shotgun sequence genomic DNA:
- the LOC131626910 gene encoding DNA replication complex GINS protein PSF2 has protein sequence MAGQSNHELSLFSAEELEFIAEDEIIDIVPNLKMDPLCLVSGDFGPFIPQIVTQVPLWLAIALRRRGKCSIVPPQWMSVEKLTQVLEEERDSQEMSEHLPFHYVEISRLLFDHARDNIPDAYMVRSLIEDIRDVRFHKVETDLEGFNGFTIAVKIKNLSAMEVNIVRPFIGRALQAFYKHDTPELIPDPERVSERRQQVAQNAPRRQLRR, from the exons ATGGCTGGGCAATCGAACCATGAACTCTCACTCTTTTCAGCAGAGGAG CTTGAATTCATTGCTGAGGATGAGATCATCGACATCGTTCCTAATCTCAAAATGGATCCTCTCTGCCTAGTTTCT GGAGATTTTGGTCCGTTTATACCACAGATTGTCACTCAAGTTCCGCTTTGGTTGGCTATTGCTCTCAGGAGGAGAGGCAAGTGCTCCATTGTCCCTCCCCAATGGATGTCTGTTG AGAAGTTGACACAAGTGTTGGAAGAAGAACGAGACTCTCAAGAGATGTCAGAGCATTTGCCATTTCATTATGTAGAAATTTCAAGACTTCTTTTTGACCA tgCACGTGACAACATTCCTGATGCATACATG GTGAGGTCTTTAATTGAGGACATCAGAGATGTAAGGTTTCATAAAGTTGAGACTGACTTGGAAGGATTCAATGGTTTTACAATAGCTGTGAAG ATCAAAAATTTATCTGCAATGGAAGTGAATATTGTTCGTCCATTTATTGGAAGAGCTTTACAAGCATTTTACAAGCATGATACTCCTGAGTTAATCCCAGACCCAGAGCGAGTTTCTGAAAGACGGCAGCAAGTTGCCCAGAATGCCCCTAGA AGGCAACTTCGAAGATAG
- the LOC131626904 gene encoding uncharacterized protein LOC131626904, with product MHVIFNETNEPSTIESLDDELDEQILNKETHLDTIEESIPAPPKGWKTVPHHPHDVIIGETSDQVRTRQFFKDKNNNLAMMSQIEPKHINDAIQDDSWIQAMTEELSQFEKNRNKIDEDGNIIRNKARLVAQGYNQQEGNDYDETYAPVARLEAIRILLAYAAHKASGTRKSIRLQKSKPVKSTIEVSDDSDEETCPEDVEVESTLDVIFSSKRALDLFNSKWRNRSVIYGKPMDFESFTAHGYNIEELILVQGWRKMLTLEIKTYPKLVRCFYAAIHQDTNNMTLKSTIKGITITLTPSLICQILEIPDSGIHLFAKEWVGLYNTTMDSVYHELLVDTTKPLVSSNLNPVPRILHKMSIHNIIPRAGSLEKLSRYDIMVIFQLLNRHPLHLGYLILNFMKHTCKKGRTAPYGRLLSLVFKHFHIPTDDVTSFMGAGSIHGCRLSKMNIPMLQIPQKRKRLVKTADVKKKVKTFTTKDQDEQEIADSVMSKPTRAETSKTDSPPIKKTESPIKEHVSPFHQPTEPLIPQEINSPIPPFTTPPDKSLPSEDILFTSPSKTMADHISIQKSESQASPISQTHVFDHSPLHSPELDLNIASNIPPPDMNDDLDALLFQHQVLTQSQCMTYSGGFHPNVETLYSLIPPVPQSTYSTIPTVVHNTESDFTENPFAPTSSPLINNPPLESTFNNFLSQAPIYDSYDSPPQFTHQEPTNQEPFGSLNLSWFNTSSADPVQNSFKPFKEDHKANSSSSQDDLSALQRAVVSIGRQN from the exons ATGCATGTTATATTTAATGAAACTAATGAACCTTCAACCATTGAAAGTCTTGATGATGAATTAGATGAACAGATCCTCAACAAAGAAACTCACTTAGACACTATTGAAGAATCAATTCCAGCtcctccaaaaggatggaaaactGTACCACATCATCCTCATGATGTAATTATTGGTGAAACCTCTGATCAAGTACGTACAAGACAATTCTTCAAAGACAAAAACAACAACCTAGCAATGATGTCTCAAATTGAACCCAAACACATAAATGATGCAATACAAGATGATTCATGGATTCAAGCCATGACTGAAGAGCTTTCACAATTTGAAAAGAACAG aaataagatagatgaagatggaaaCATTATAAGAAATAAAGCTagactagttgctcaaggatataATCAACAAGAAGGAAATGATTATGACGAAACATATGCTCCAGTAGCTAGACTTGAGGCAATACGTATCCTTCTTGCATATGCAGCACACAAAG CATCTGGGACTCGGAAGTCTATACGTCTTCAAAAATCAAAACCTGTAAAATCAACCATCGAAGTATCCGATGACTCTGATGAAGAAACTTGCCCAGAAGATGTTGAAGTAGAATCAACTCTGGATGTCATCTTCTCCTCCAAGCGTGCACTCGACCTCTTCAACTCCAAATGGAGAAACAGGAGTGTGATCTACGGAAAACCCATGGACTTTGAAAGTTTCACTGCCCATGGTTACAACATTGAAGAGCTCATACTCGTTCAAGGTTGGAGAAAGATGTTAACCCTAGAAATCAAAACCTACCCAAAGCTTGTTCGTTGCTTCTATGCAGCAATCCATCAAGATACCAACAATATGACTCTCAAATCTACCATCAAAGGTATAACTATAACCCTAACTCCCTCTCTAATCTGTCAAATCCTTGAAATCCCTGATTCAGGCATTCATCTCTTTGCAAAAGAATGGGTTGGATTATACAACACCACTATGGATAGCGTTTATCATGAACTACTTGTTGATACCACCAAACCCCTAGTGTCTTCAAATCTGAACCCTGTCCCTCGTATCTTACACAAAATGTCCATTCACAATATCATTCCTCGAGCAGGAAGCTTAGAAAAACTATCTAGGTATGACATTATGGTGATCTTTCAACTCCTAAACCGTCATCCTCTTCACCTAGGTTACCTCATCCTAAACTTTATGAAACACACATGCAAGAAAGGTAGAACTGCTCCCTATGGAAGGCTTTTGTCACTTGTGTTTAAACACTTTCACATCCCTACTGATGATGTCACATCCTTCATGGGTGCCGGATCCATTCATGGGTGTAGACTCTCCAAAATGAACATCCCTATGCTTCAGATCCCACAAAAACGAAAACGATTGGTCAAAACTGCTGATGTCAAGAAAAAGGTTAAAACCTTCACCACAAAAGACCAAGATGAACAAGAAATTGCTGATTCTGTTATGTCCAAACCAACTCGTGCTGAAACCTCTAAAACTGATTCTCCACCCATTAAAAAAACTGAATCCCCCATCAAGGAACATGTCTCACCCTTCCATCAACCCACTGAACCACTAATCCCACAAGAGATCAACTCACCAATTCCCCCATTCACCACTCCTCCTGATAAATCTCTGCCCTCTGAAGACATCTTGTTTACCTCACCATCTAAAACTATGGCTGATCATATTTCTATCCAAAAATCTGAGTCTCAAGCTTCCCCAATCTCTCAAACTCATGTTTTTGATCATTCTCCCTTACACTCTCCTGAACTTGACCTGAACATTGCATCCAACATACCTCCTCCTGATATGAATGATGATCTTGATGCCTTACTCTTTCAGCATCAAGTTCTCACTCAATCTCAGTGCATGACATACTCTGGTGGCTTTCATCCCAACGTTGAAACTTTGTATTCACTCATTCCACCCGTCCCTCAAAGCACTTATTCAACCATTCCTACTGTTGTGCACAACACTGAGTCAGACTTCACTGAAAATCCTTTTGCTCCCACTTCATCTCCTCTGATCAACAATCCACCTTTAGAGAGTACCTTCAATAACTTCTTAAGCCAAGCTCCTATCTATGACTCCTATGACTCTCCACCACAGTTCACACACCAAGAACCAACTAATCAAGAACCTTTTGGCTCTCTCAATTTGTCGTGGTTTAATACCTCTTCTGCTGATCCTGTTCAAAACTCTTTCAAACCTTTTAAAGAGGATCACAAGGCTAACTCAAGCTCATCTCAGGATGACTTGTCTGCTCTTCAAAGAGCAGTAGTTAGTATTGGCAGACAAAACTAG